A stretch of the Comamonas testosteroni TK102 genome encodes the following:
- a CDS encoding DNA ligase, producing the protein MPEPRHRSLQEYVRWLVCACLCLGFAVLAQTTAQPPSLMLAQVWRSGLPLQDYWVSEKLDGVRGYWDGHQLVSRGGQRIAAPEWFVRDWPATPMDGELWAGRGRFGHAQSTTAQAIPDDRAWRQMKFMVFDLPAAPGSFDQRLPLLQRTVDAIAQDWVHMVEQRKLGSEAELQQWLSTVIKGGGEGLMLHKGAAPYRSGRSDDLLKLKPFDDAEARVIGYRSGRGQWQGMTGALLVQTPDGRQFSLGSGLTAQMRKSPPALGSWVTYRYQGLHEKSGLPRFARFVRVRSELGFQPEPASP; encoded by the coding sequence ATGCCTGAACCACGGCACCGATCCCTGCAGGAATACGTCCGCTGGCTGGTCTGTGCCTGCCTTTGCCTGGGCTTTGCCGTGCTGGCCCAGACCACGGCACAGCCGCCTTCGCTGATGCTGGCCCAGGTCTGGCGCAGCGGCCTGCCGCTGCAGGACTATTGGGTCAGCGAAAAACTGGACGGCGTGCGCGGCTACTGGGACGGCCACCAGCTCGTCAGCCGTGGCGGGCAGCGCATCGCGGCGCCTGAGTGGTTTGTCCGGGACTGGCCAGCCACCCCCATGGATGGCGAGCTCTGGGCAGGACGCGGCCGGTTTGGCCATGCCCAGTCCACCACGGCACAGGCCATCCCTGACGACCGAGCCTGGCGCCAGATGAAATTCATGGTGTTTGACCTGCCCGCAGCTCCGGGCAGCTTTGACCAGCGCCTGCCGCTGCTGCAGCGCACCGTGGACGCCATTGCCCAGGACTGGGTGCATATGGTGGAGCAGCGCAAGCTGGGCTCGGAAGCGGAGCTGCAGCAATGGCTGAGTACCGTCATCAAAGGCGGCGGCGAGGGCTTGATGCTGCACAAGGGCGCCGCGCCCTATCGTTCGGGCCGCAGCGACGATCTGCTCAAGCTCAAGCCTTTCGATGATGCCGAAGCCCGGGTCATAGGCTACAGAAGCGGACGCGGACAATGGCAGGGCATGACTGGGGCACTGCTGGTGCAGACCCCGGACGGTCGACAGTTTTCACTGGGCTCCGGGCTGACGGCCCAGATGCGCAAAAGTCCGCCTGCTCTCGGCAGCTGGGTCACCTATCGCTATCAGGGCCTGCATGAAAAAAGCGGCCTGCCGCGCTTTGCCCGCTTTGTGCGCGTGCGCAGCGAGCTGGGCTTCCAGCCCGAGCCGGCAAGCCCGTGA
- a CDS encoding VanZ family protein codes for MRSPLSMTAADQRLWRVPAACSLAWALFMLWGCLNETGASGGLILRLFPFLNGMAYADKLVHASLHGVLATLLWWAAVLRARSLGRAWTLAQAACVVGLCAVYGGLIEGLQSFLTVTRGAEWLDALANTLGAGLAVLFWQRLGSRWLYSSKI; via the coding sequence ATGCGTTCACCACTGTCGATGACTGCTGCAGACCAGCGCCTGTGGCGGGTTCCGGCCGCCTGCAGCCTGGCCTGGGCGCTGTTCATGCTGTGGGGCTGCCTCAATGAAACCGGCGCCAGCGGCGGCCTGATCCTGAGGCTGTTCCCGTTTCTGAATGGAATGGCGTATGCGGACAAGCTGGTGCACGCGAGTCTGCACGGCGTGCTGGCCACGCTGCTGTGGTGGGCGGCAGTGCTGCGTGCGCGCAGTCTGGGTCGGGCCTGGACGCTGGCGCAGGCCGCATGCGTGGTGGGGCTGTGCGCGGTCTATGGCGGCCTGATAGAGGGTCTGCAGTCGTTTCTGACTGTCACGCGCGGCGCTGAATGGCTGGATGCGCTGGCCAACACCTTGGGCGCCGGCCTGGCCGTGCTGTTCTGGCAGAGGCTGGGGTCACGGTGGCTGTATTCATCAAAAATATAG
- a CDS encoding SPFH domain-containing protein yields the protein MDYAVPLAIAIIAVIFIVRSIKVVPQQHAWVKERLGKYAGTLTPGLNFLIPFVDRIAYKHSLKEIPLDVPSQVCITRDNTQLTVDGILYFQVTDPMRASYGSSNYIMAVTQLAQTSLRSVIGKLELDKTFEERDMINAQVVNAIDEAALNWGVKVLRYEIKDLTPPAEILRSMQAQITAEREKRALIAASEGRRQEQINIATGEREAFIARSEGEKQAAINKAQGEAAAITTVAEATGQALERVATAIRQPGGEQAVQLKVAESAVEAYSKVAADSNTTLVIPANMTEVSGLIASAMKMVQVGKSA from the coding sequence ATGGATTACGCAGTCCCTCTCGCCATCGCCATCATTGCCGTCATCTTCATCGTCCGCTCGATCAAGGTGGTCCCCCAGCAGCATGCATGGGTCAAGGAGCGTCTGGGCAAATATGCAGGCACGCTCACGCCCGGCCTGAACTTTCTGATCCCGTTCGTCGACCGCATCGCCTACAAGCACAGCCTCAAGGAAATTCCCCTGGACGTGCCCAGCCAGGTCTGCATCACGCGCGACAACACGCAGCTGACTGTGGACGGCATTCTCTACTTCCAGGTGACCGACCCCATGCGCGCCAGCTATGGTTCGTCCAACTACATCATGGCCGTCACCCAGCTCGCCCAGACCTCGCTGCGCAGCGTGATCGGCAAGCTGGAGCTGGACAAGACCTTCGAGGAACGCGACATGATCAACGCCCAGGTCGTCAATGCCATCGACGAGGCCGCGCTGAACTGGGGTGTGAAGGTGCTGCGCTACGAAATCAAGGACCTGACACCGCCCGCTGAAATTCTGCGTTCCATGCAGGCCCAGATCACGGCTGAACGTGAAAAGCGTGCCCTGATCGCCGCTTCCGAAGGCCGCCGCCAGGAGCAGATCAATATCGCCACCGGCGAGCGCGAGGCCTTCATCGCCCGCTCCGAAGGCGAAAAGCAGGCTGCCATCAACAAGGCCCAGGGCGAGGCCGCAGCCATCACCACCGTGGCCGAAGCCACCGGACAGGCACTGGAGCGCGTGGCCACGGCCATCCGCCAGCCCGGCGGCGAGCAGGCGGTACAGCTCAAGGTGGCTGAAAGCGCCGTGGAGGCCTACAGCAAGGTGGCAGCAGACTCCAACACCACCCTGGTCATTCCTGCAAACATGACCGAAGTCTCCGGCCTGATTGCCTCCGCCATGAAGATGGTGCAAGTGGGCAAGAGCGCCTGA
- a CDS encoding efflux transporter outer membrane subunit: MNGPNPMRTAVLTLIAVVLAGCSFAPTYDRPAAPIPGSWSAASAATPVSVQSLHWKDFVIDERLRSRIETALANNRDLRQTLLNVQTARAAYRVQRADQLPGLEAQASGNRQRLPADLSGTGAARVQSNYQAGVGLMAFELDLFGRMRSLSEAALMEYLATEETARSVQISLVAEVIQASLAHDSARQRQVLALRTLQARDKEWQLMSERRKTGTAGRLDEQEAQGQLELARAEVERLSRELRQAANALDWLVGDGSVQAAADLSAAPLVQEIGAGLPSDLLELRPDIRAAEYQLRSRNASIGATRAAFFPRISLTGSYGSASAELSDLFAAGQRSWSFMPQLSLPIFDGGRNRANLEIAQLRKDMAIASYERSIQTAFREVSDALASVETLRREELARQRLVQTSANTLKLAELRYRAGLDSHLRYLDAQRTDFAQQMALIEVSTQRQMALATLFKALGGGWGRAAG; the protein is encoded by the coding sequence ATGAACGGGCCAAACCCCATGCGCACCGCGGTGCTGACACTGATCGCCGTGGTGCTGGCCGGCTGCTCTTTTGCGCCGACCTACGACAGGCCTGCTGCGCCCATCCCCGGCAGTTGGAGTGCGGCCTCGGCAGCCACACCTGTATCGGTGCAGAGCTTGCACTGGAAGGATTTCGTGATCGATGAGCGCCTGCGCTCGCGTATCGAAACAGCGCTGGCCAACAACCGCGATCTGCGCCAGACGCTGCTCAATGTGCAGACCGCACGCGCGGCCTATCGCGTGCAGCGTGCGGACCAACTGCCCGGTCTGGAAGCGCAGGCCAGTGGCAACCGCCAGCGCCTGCCTGCCGATCTGAGCGGCACGGGAGCGGCCAGGGTGCAGAGCAACTATCAGGCTGGCGTCGGGTTGATGGCTTTCGAGCTTGATCTCTTCGGCCGCATGCGCTCGTTGTCCGAGGCCGCACTGATGGAATACCTGGCCACCGAGGAGACCGCGCGCAGCGTGCAGATCAGTCTGGTCGCCGAAGTGATCCAGGCCTCGCTGGCGCACGACAGCGCGCGGCAGCGCCAGGTCCTGGCGCTGCGCACCTTGCAGGCGCGCGATAAGGAGTGGCAGCTGATGAGCGAGCGTCGCAAGACCGGCACGGCCGGCCGCCTGGACGAGCAGGAGGCTCAAGGCCAGCTCGAACTGGCGCGCGCCGAAGTCGAGCGCTTGTCACGCGAGCTGCGCCAGGCGGCAAACGCGCTGGACTGGCTGGTGGGCGATGGCTCGGTCCAGGCGGCAGCGGATCTGAGTGCCGCTCCCCTGGTGCAGGAGATCGGTGCCGGCCTGCCGTCCGATCTGCTGGAGCTGCGCCCGGACATCCGTGCCGCCGAATACCAACTGCGTTCGCGCAATGCGAGCATCGGCGCTACGCGGGCCGCATTCTTTCCACGCATTTCCCTCACGGGCTCCTACGGCTCTGCCAGTGCTGAGCTCTCCGATCTGTTTGCCGCTGGCCAGCGCTCCTGGTCCTTCATGCCGCAGCTCAGCCTGCCGATTTTTGATGGCGGCCGCAATCGCGCCAATTTGGAGATCGCGCAGCTGCGCAAGGACATGGCGATAGCCAGTTACGAGCGCAGCATCCAGACGGCGTTTCGTGAAGTCAGTGACGCGCTGGCCTCCGTCGAGACCCTGAGGCGCGAGGAGCTGGCCCGCCAGCGGCTGGTGCAGACCAGCGCGAATACGCTCAAGCTCGCCGAGCTGCGCTATCGCGCCGGGCTGGACAGCCATCTGCGCTATCTGGATGCACAGCGCACGGACTTTGCGCAGCAGATGGCTCTGATCGAGGTCAGTACTCAGCGGCAAATGGCCCTGGCCACCCTGTTCAAGGCACTGGGCGGAGGCTGGGGTCGAGCGGCTGGTTGA
- a CDS encoding IclR family transcriptional regulator: MPRKSLNESVADENAAPGGVAAVDRALSVLSAFQDGDTALSLAELAERTRLYKSTVLRLLASLEHGGWVQRQDDGRYAVGSAVARLHAVYEQSFSLDKLVMPVLRALVQATGESAAYHVRQGRERLCLYRVDSPHPVRDHARTGDLLPLDKGAGGRVLVAFDPELGDWLKKNRNHYARVRADGYEALVGDRHSEIAGISAPVFRRSGELAAALTLTMPAHRYDERYVKNVLQAARDLGAQLP, translated from the coding sequence ATGCCGCGTAAATCCCTGAATGAATCCGTAGCCGACGAGAATGCCGCGCCTGGCGGTGTGGCCGCAGTGGACCGTGCCCTCAGCGTGCTGAGCGCATTCCAGGATGGCGATACCGCACTGAGTCTGGCCGAGCTGGCCGAGCGCACGCGTCTTTACAAAAGCACGGTGCTGAGATTGCTGGCCTCTCTGGAGCATGGGGGCTGGGTTCAGCGCCAGGATGACGGGCGCTATGCGGTGGGCTCGGCCGTGGCCAGGCTGCATGCGGTTTACGAACAGAGCTTTTCGCTGGACAAGCTGGTCATGCCGGTGCTGCGTGCACTGGTTCAGGCCACGGGCGAGAGCGCTGCCTACCATGTGCGCCAGGGGCGCGAGCGTCTGTGTCTGTACCGCGTGGATTCGCCGCACCCGGTGCGCGATCATGCGCGCACCGGCGATCTGCTGCCCCTGGACAAAGGCGCGGGCGGGCGCGTGCTGGTTGCCTTCGATCCGGAGCTGGGCGACTGGTTGAAGAAAAATCGCAACCACTATGCGCGTGTACGGGCTGATGGCTACGAAGCCCTGGTGGGTGACAGGCATAGCGAAATCGCCGGCATCTCGGCACCGGTTTTCCGCCGCAGCGGCGAGCTGGCGGCCGCCCTGACGCTGACCATGCCAGCGCATCGCTATGACGAGCGCTATGTCAAGAACGTGTTGCAGGCCGCACGCGATCTGGGGGCGCAACTGCCGTAG
- a CDS encoding superoxide dismutase family protein, which produces MPYRFLILAASAAALTACSTPEPQPAQAIARLQATSGSKVSGDVKFTQKTGQQVVINAVIHGLKPNSEHGFHIHDKGDCGDNGNAAAGHFNPSGNPHGKYDSTQHHMGDLPSLKADSNGVATVNVQSADITLLAGPGNVIGRAVIVHAQPDDYTTQPTGNAGARIACAVISRD; this is translated from the coding sequence ATGCCATATCGTTTTCTCATCCTGGCCGCATCCGCTGCTGCCCTGACGGCCTGCAGCACCCCCGAACCCCAGCCCGCCCAGGCCATCGCCAGATTGCAGGCTACTTCGGGCAGCAAGGTCAGCGGCGATGTGAAATTCACCCAGAAGACCGGTCAGCAGGTCGTGATCAACGCCGTGATTCACGGCCTCAAGCCCAATTCCGAGCACGGCTTTCACATCCACGACAAGGGCGACTGCGGTGACAATGGCAATGCCGCTGCGGGCCACTTCAACCCCTCGGGAAATCCGCATGGCAAATATGACTCGACCCAGCACCATATGGGCGATCTGCCCAGCCTGAAGGCCGACTCCAACGGCGTGGCCACCGTCAACGTACAGTCGGCGGACATCACCTTGCTGGCCGGCCCCGGCAATGTCATAGGCCGTGCGGTCATCGTCCACGCCCAGCCCGACGACTACACCACCCAGCCCACGGGCAATGCTGGCGCGCGCATCGCCTGCGCGGTCATCAGCCGCGACTGA
- a CDS encoding arginine/lysine/ornithine decarboxylase, producing the protein MKFRFPIVIIDEDYRSENTSGLGIRALAQAIEEEGFEVLGVTSYGDLSQFAQQQSRASAFILSIDDEEFQLGGDKDPIIHSLRDFIGEVRRKNEEVPIYIYGETKTSRHLPNDILRELHGFIHMFEDTPEFVAKHIIREAKSYLESVQPPFFKALLDYAEDGSYSWHCPGHSGGVAFLKSPVGQMYHQFYGENMLRADVCNAVEELGQLLDHNGAIGESERNAARIFNADHCYFVTNGTSTSNKIVWHHTVAPGDVVVVDRNCHKSILHSIIMTGVIPVFLKPTRNHFGIIGPIPQSEFSVESIQAKIAANPLLKGVDAKAVKPRVLTLTQSTYDGVLYNTETIKGMLDGYVANLHFDEAWLPHAAFHPFYGSYHAMGKKRKRPVHSVVYATQSIHKLLAGISQASHVLVQDSQTEKLDHPLFNEAYLMHTSTSPQYSIIASCDVAAAMMEPPGGTALVEESIVEALDFRRAMRKVEDEFGDDDWWFEVWGPEALAEEGVGTAQDWIIRGTDASTKTRSKKNGKEFDNWHGFGDLADGFNMLDPIKSTIVTPGLDLDGDFADTGIPASIVTKYLAEHGVVVEKTGLYSFFIMFTIGITKGRWNTMLTALQQFKDDYDRNQPLARILPEFCQQHRRYERMGLKDLCQHVHELYAKYDIARLTTEMYLSDLKPTMKPSDAYAHIAQRRTERVEIDHLVGRTTVGLVTPYPPGIPLLIPGEVFNKKIVDYLVFAREFAKECPGFETDIHGLVELEDENGEIRYYADCVAETQSVPAKKAPAAKKPAAKSGAVKAAAKPVAKTAAKSVAKPAAKPAAKTGKASPKAKASTPADMDVRVAGTAAKPARKGKKPVQVGDAGPFGRTL; encoded by the coding sequence ATGAAGTTTCGCTTTCCCATCGTCATCATCGACGAGGACTATCGTTCCGAGAACACCTCGGGACTGGGCATCCGCGCCCTGGCTCAAGCCATTGAAGAAGAGGGCTTTGAAGTCCTGGGCGTGACCAGCTATGGCGATCTGTCGCAGTTCGCCCAGCAGCAAAGCCGGGCCAGCGCCTTTATTTTGTCGATCGACGACGAGGAATTCCAGCTCGGCGGCGACAAGGACCCCATCATTCACAGCCTGCGCGACTTCATCGGTGAAGTGCGCCGCAAGAATGAAGAGGTGCCCATCTACATCTACGGCGAGACCAAGACCAGCCGTCACCTGCCCAACGACATTCTGCGTGAGCTGCATGGCTTCATTCACATGTTCGAGGATACACCCGAGTTCGTGGCCAAGCACATCATCCGCGAAGCCAAGAGCTATCTGGAGAGCGTGCAGCCTCCTTTCTTCAAGGCGCTGCTGGACTACGCCGAAGACGGCTCCTACAGCTGGCACTGCCCCGGTCACTCGGGCGGCGTGGCCTTTCTCAAGAGCCCCGTGGGCCAGATGTATCACCAGTTCTACGGTGAGAACATGCTGCGCGCCGACGTCTGCAATGCCGTGGAGGAGCTGGGCCAGCTGCTGGACCACAACGGCGCCATCGGCGAGTCCGAGCGCAATGCCGCGCGCATCTTCAATGCCGATCACTGCTACTTTGTGACCAATGGCACATCGACCTCCAACAAGATCGTCTGGCACCACACCGTGGCACCCGGCGATGTGGTGGTGGTGGACCGCAACTGCCACAAATCCATCCTGCACTCGATCATCATGACGGGTGTGATTCCGGTGTTCCTCAAGCCCACGCGCAATCACTTCGGCATCATCGGACCGATTCCGCAGAGCGAGTTCTCGGTCGAGTCCATCCAGGCCAAGATCGCCGCCAACCCCCTGCTCAAGGGTGTGGACGCCAAGGCCGTCAAGCCCCGCGTGCTGACGCTGACGCAGTCCACCTACGACGGTGTGCTCTACAACACCGAGACCATCAAGGGTATGCTGGACGGCTATGTGGCCAATCTGCACTTTGATGAGGCCTGGCTGCCCCACGCTGCCTTCCACCCCTTCTACGGCAGCTATCACGCCATGGGCAAGAAGCGCAAGCGCCCGGTGCATTCGGTGGTCTATGCCACCCAGTCCATCCACAAGCTGCTCGCCGGCATCAGCCAGGCCTCGCATGTGCTGGTGCAGGACAGCCAGACCGAGAAGCTGGACCACCCGCTGTTCAACGAGGCGTATCTGATGCACACCTCGACTAGCCCCCAGTACAGCATCATCGCCAGCTGCGATGTGGCTGCCGCCATGATGGAGCCGCCCGGCGGCACGGCCCTGGTGGAAGAGTCGATTGTCGAGGCGCTGGACTTCCGCCGTGCCATGCGCAAGGTGGAGGACGAGTTCGGCGACGACGACTGGTGGTTCGAGGTCTGGGGCCCTGAAGCCCTGGCCGAGGAAGGCGTGGGCACGGCCCAGGACTGGATCATCCGCGGCACGGACGCATCGACCAAGACCCGCTCCAAGAAGAACGGCAAGGAGTTCGACAACTGGCACGGCTTTGGCGATCTGGCCGATGGCTTCAACATGCTGGACCCCATCAAGTCCACCATCGTCACGCCCGGCCTGGACCTGGACGGCGACTTTGCCGACACCGGCATTCCCGCGTCCATCGTCACCAAATACCTGGCCGAGCACGGCGTGGTGGTCGAGAAGACCGGCCTGTACTCCTTCTTCATCATGTTCACCATCGGCATCACCAAGGGCCGCTGGAACACCATGCTGACGGCGCTGCAGCAGTTCAAGGACGATTACGACCGCAACCAGCCTCTGGCGCGCATCCTGCCCGAGTTCTGCCAGCAGCACCGCCGCTACGAGCGCATGGGCCTCAAGGACCTGTGCCAGCACGTGCACGAGCTGTACGCCAAGTACGATATCGCACGCCTGACGACCGAGATGTATCTGTCGGATCTCAAGCCCACGATGAAGCCCTCGGATGCCTATGCGCATATCGCGCAGCGCAGGACCGAGCGTGTGGAAATCGACCATCTGGTCGGCCGCACCACCGTGGGTCTGGTCACGCCTTACCCGCCCGGAATTCCGTTGCTGATCCCCGGTGAAGTCTTCAACAAGAAGATCGTGGACTACCTGGTGTTCGCGCGCGAGTTCGCCAAGGAGTGCCCGGGCTTCGAGACCGATATCCACGGTCTGGTGGAGCTGGAAGACGAAAACGGCGAGATCCGCTATTACGCGGACTGCGTCGCGGAGACCCAATCCGTGCCTGCCAAGAAGGCCCCTGCGGCCAAGAAGCCTGCAGCCAAGTCCGGCGCGGTCAAGGCGGCAGCCAAGCCCGTGGCGAAGACGGCGGCCAAGTCCGTAGCCAAGCCTGCGGCAAAGCCCGCCGCCAAGACGGGCAAGGCTTCGCCCAAGGCCAAGGCTTCTACGCCTGCCGATATGGACGTGCGTGTGGCCGGAACCGCCGCCAAGCCGGCCCGCAAGGGCAAGAAGCCGGTGCAGGTGGGCGATGCCGGACCGTTTGGTCGCACGCTGTGA
- a CDS encoding Bug family tripartite tricarboxylate transporter substrate binding protein: protein MKHSSFLHCAARPANRRQAIAACALMAMAVASGSASAQPGEWPAKSIRMVVPFTPGGGTDTVTRQISERMATANRWVIVVDNKPGAGGNIGLDAVAKAPADGYTFGIGQTANLAINPSLLPSMPFNAKTDLLPVALVASQPVVLVVPADSPWKSLQDLIAAAKAQPGAIKQGLASTGTVGHLAGEMLSYKAKIDVLNVPYKGAAPAVTDLLGKQTHYMFGTPQAVYPMIKGQRLRALAVTSAKRLAILPQVPTVAESGFPGFEAVDWKLIVAPRNTPAALAQKINAAVNTGLQDPAVLKQLQSEGSTPMGGSLQDAQAYLQKEQASWAALIRDAKITLE from the coding sequence ATGAAACACAGCTCTTTCCTCCATTGCGCAGCACGACCGGCAAACCGCCGCCAGGCCATTGCAGCCTGCGCGCTGATGGCCATGGCGGTCGCCAGCGGCAGCGCCAGCGCCCAGCCCGGGGAATGGCCCGCCAAGTCGATCCGCATGGTCGTGCCCTTCACGCCTGGCGGCGGCACCGACACGGTGACACGCCAGATCAGCGAGCGCATGGCGACCGCGAATCGCTGGGTCATCGTGGTGGACAACAAGCCCGGTGCGGGCGGAAATATCGGACTTGATGCCGTCGCCAAGGCACCTGCCGACGGTTATACCTTCGGCATAGGACAGACCGCCAATCTGGCCATCAATCCCTCGCTGCTGCCCAGCATGCCTTTCAATGCCAAGACCGATCTGCTTCCCGTGGCGCTGGTGGCCTCGCAGCCCGTGGTGCTGGTCGTGCCCGCCGATTCGCCCTGGAAATCGCTGCAGGACCTGATTGCCGCGGCCAAGGCCCAGCCCGGCGCCATCAAGCAAGGCCTGGCGTCCACGGGCACCGTGGGCCATCTGGCGGGGGAAATGCTTTCCTACAAGGCCAAGATCGATGTGCTCAACGTGCCTTACAAGGGCGCCGCGCCGGCCGTGACCGATCTGCTGGGCAAGCAGACCCACTATATGTTCGGCACGCCTCAGGCGGTCTACCCCATGATCAAGGGCCAGCGCCTGCGCGCACTGGCGGTGACCTCGGCCAAGCGTCTAGCCATCCTGCCCCAGGTCCCCACCGTGGCCGAGTCCGGCTTTCCCGGCTTTGAAGCCGTGGACTGGAAGCTGATCGTGGCCCCCAGGAACACGCCTGCCGCGCTGGCGCAGAAGATCAATGCCGCAGTGAACACCGGGCTGCAGGACCCCGCCGTGCTCAAGCAGTTGCAATCCGAAGGCAGCACGCCCATGGGCGGCAGCCTGCAGGACGCCCAGGCCTATCTGCAAAAGGAGCAGGCCAGCTGGGCCGCGCTGATCCGCGACGCGAAGATCACACTGGAATGA
- a CDS encoding NfeD family protein, producing MDLSTAWWLLVGLLVIAELLTGTFYLLMLALGAIVGALCAHFGMGTSSQIVAAALLGSGAVLVCYLLRKRSPRRQPASSNRDVNMDVGETVVVEQWNTDGTAQVRYRGATWTVMGRQGALPIPGPHRVAEVIGNRLLVDKI from the coding sequence ATGGATCTCTCCACCGCATGGTGGTTGCTTGTCGGTTTGCTGGTCATTGCAGAGCTGTTGACCGGCACTTTCTATCTCCTCATGCTGGCTCTGGGTGCCATTGTCGGCGCACTGTGCGCTCATTTCGGCATGGGCACCAGCAGCCAGATCGTCGCCGCGGCGCTGCTGGGCTCGGGCGCCGTCCTCGTCTGCTATCTGCTGCGCAAGCGCAGCCCGCGCAGACAGCCCGCCTCCAGCAATCGCGATGTCAACATGGATGTGGGTGAGACCGTGGTCGTGGAGCAGTGGAACACCGACGGCACGGCCCAGGTCCGCTATCGCGGCGCCACCTGGACCGTCATGGGACGCCAGGGCGCCCTGCCCATTCCCGGCCCCCACCGCGTGGCCGAAGTCATCGGCAACCGCCTGCTGGTTGACAAGATCTGA
- a CDS encoding CaiB/BaiF CoA transferase family protein produces the protein MHSSTESASTGAAPLPYAGIRVVEFTHMVMGPSCGLMLADLGAEVIKVEPVGHGRNGDATRKLLGSGSGFFPLFNRNKKSLTLDLQTPEGKEAALRLIATADVVTENFKPGTMTKLGLDYESLKQQFPRLIYVSHKGFLPGPYEHRTALDEVVQMMGGLAYMTGRPGDPLRAGTSVNDIMGGMFGAMGAMAALAQREKTGKGQEVQSALFENNVFLIAQHMMQYAVTGKPAAPMPARISAWAIYDVFEVQGGEQIFLAVVSDGAWREFCDAFGLVQLRDDPRLGSNNDRVQARSWLMPLLRETMAGYSAAHIAQVFEDKGLPFAPIARPHDLLEDPHLNATGALAPITLPDGRDSKTVLLPLTLDGKHLQVRLSPPKLGEHSLEILTALGYSQDQAQALAQGLPD, from the coding sequence ATGCACTCCTCAACCGAATCCGCCAGCACCGGCGCTGCTCCCCTGCCCTATGCCGGCATCCGCGTGGTGGAATTCACCCATATGGTCATGGGCCCCAGCTGTGGCCTGATGCTGGCCGACCTGGGCGCCGAAGTCATCAAGGTCGAGCCCGTGGGCCACGGCCGCAACGGCGATGCCACGCGCAAGCTGCTGGGCTCGGGCTCGGGTTTTTTCCCGCTGTTCAACCGCAACAAGAAAAGCCTGACGCTGGATCTGCAGACCCCCGAGGGCAAGGAAGCCGCGCTGCGGCTGATCGCCACGGCCGATGTCGTGACCGAGAACTTCAAGCCCGGCACCATGACCAAGCTGGGTCTCGACTATGAAAGTCTCAAGCAGCAGTTTCCACGCCTCATCTATGTGAGCCACAAGGGCTTTCTGCCCGGCCCCTACGAACACCGCACGGCCCTGGACGAGGTGGTGCAGATGATGGGCGGCCTTGCCTATATGACAGGCAGACCCGGCGACCCGCTGCGCGCGGGCACCAGTGTCAACGACATCATGGGCGGCATGTTCGGCGCCATGGGAGCCATGGCGGCCCTGGCCCAGCGCGAAAAGACCGGCAAGGGCCAGGAAGTGCAAAGCGCACTGTTCGAGAACAATGTGTTCCTCATCGCCCAGCACATGATGCAGTACGCGGTGACCGGCAAGCCCGCAGCCCCCATGCCCGCACGCATCTCGGCCTGGGCAATCTACGACGTGTTCGAAGTCCAGGGCGGCGAACAGATCTTTCTGGCCGTAGTCAGCGACGGCGCATGGCGCGAGTTCTGCGATGCCTTCGGCCTGGTCCAGCTGCGAGACGATCCGCGCCTTGGCAGCAACAACGACCGCGTGCAGGCCCGCAGCTGGCTGATGCCGCTGCTGCGCGAAACCATGGCCGGATACAGCGCCGCGCATATCGCCCAGGTCTTCGAGGACAAGGGCCTGCCGTTTGCACCCATCGCGCGCCCGCACGACCTGCTCGAAGACCCGCACCTGAACGCCACCGGTGCGCTGGCCCCCATCACCTTGCCCGACGGCCGCGACAGCAAGACCGTGCTGCTGCCGCTGACCCTGGACGGCAAGCATCTGCAGGTGCGTCTCTCACCACCCAAGCTCGGCGAGCACAGCCTGGAGATTCTGACCGCCCTGGGCTACAGCCAGGATCAGGCCCAGGCACTGGCCCAGGGCCTGCCCGACTGA